cacctccagtatttctcggtggtctacctctactagcggtggtattctatctagcactctgaaatctttcttctttaactttctccggacagtctctaataaaatgctcatgagaaccaagactttgaaacaagctcgctcggtccccaacactcaccataatgttgctcgccacattcttcgacactcgggctttctaggtcgcacattacccacacttgccaccaagtagcttgagctttagacccgaatatgctctaccacgatctctgtgtgaatccccaattgaaagctgtcattcgagggtttgtctctttggacctctttggttgagattgaaatggcttgcttatctgtctttttcgacatctcgggcctcaatagcgacttttcttctttctttgttcaattcttgactttaagagcttgatcaaccaatactacaaattctttcaactccaaaattcctacaagcactttaatgtcctcattcagcccatcttcaaatcttctacacataatggcctcggtggacacacattctgggcatacttgttgagtcttacaaattcgcgttcatactgctacagacattttccccgcttcaattcaaggaactccttccgttttgatcaatgaatcgtgacttatgtatttctttctaaattcttctggaagaaatcccaagtaactttttcttttggcaccactgcaaccaaagtcttccaccggtggtaagtcgaatctctcaaaagtgatacaaacacactttaaacattcctcgggtgtacatgagagctcatcaaatacgggtagaattttcaagccgaattccgctttctcgggatcatcatcgatctttgctctaaactcttcagccccttgttttgaatcttgtcaaccggaggcttgttcattcttacaaaatctataccttgagcgactacagaatcgtccgaggtataggaggggtggaggaggttgagcatttggatttgctcgaataaattcaagataccaattgttcatcatttggagaaaggcatcccgagcctcatctccttgtctcaatgtctcaggtctattTTCCAcaggtagcggtcccttgtgcgggagccggcgcattactaaaacatcatcaccgcagttccttgggatccattactatattaaaacaaaacacgtttagaataatcagagtcaccacactatcacaatatttttatggcatgtatagctagacttttacacacactttattagtccgagaaccgactaaaccatagctcgataccactaaatgtaacacccttacccgctactgtcgtaggagcagatacaaggtattaccgaacataatacctaccattaaacataatcgaaatataaatatgtcttgaacaatattagccaactttaaaggcttgtacaaattagctggtcgagtactgtaactaatattttaaacctagacaaatatgacacgtaacaaaataattaagcctactatacatgccataattcaaaacgtttagttcaaataccctaaagtaggatagtgcggatagatcttcacgatccttaactcctgagcaagccggagaacactataagacaaaagagagaaacaaagtaagcttatagcttagtaagtaagtatgtaaatactaattaaaaaaaaatctaacatgtttacacaacaattcaagtacatctactttaacttcactattcattccactttgattaagctgtctctgctgcgtcatattcactaaataaatcataactcgagttaccaaactcgaaattcaaatccgtaaaatttcctgaatctagactcataaatctttttgctaatttttttctataattttggttcagccgattagtacagtttattagttaaagtttccctgttacacagctcaactgatctgacctctgttcactacaaattgaatttctctcagtacacaattcaaacaaccctgaagtctgtttcatttaaaaatagtctcaataaggaatttaggcatgtaaactatatttcttaatttgctttgtacaatttttaatgatttttcaaagttggaacagggatcacgtattcatcctgagcaagtcacatacaattgtaaatatctcaaaatatagaattcctttgcttgctttgtttcttttatatgaaagtagactcattaaactttaatttcacatctcattcaacctctaattatattcctcctattttggtgatttttcaaaatcacgtcactgctaccatctaaaaacagttttaatgctaatttcactctttcacaaattctttatgctaacctcattttatcttatatttgtatataccacaaatcattttcaccatacttcattcaccataagtataggtccaaaccacaatgtcaccacaaaaccatcccgttgaacaattcggatcaatcctcgatatttaatggtttcaaagacacggccccaccatcatacttcgcttagttcggctctcttgtacacatggtgaacacttagtaccactcatgcgacctagccaatttgtctcgtagctctcttgtctacatggtgtccttcacttggaatcacgcatgcgacccagctacatttatctttcacgtagctctcttgtctacatggtgtccttcacttggaatcacgcatgcatcgagctacatttatctttcacgtagctctcttgtctacatgggatacatctcgtatcacacatgtgacctagctactacaggtgtctcgtagctttcttgtacacatgatgtgcactcggcatcatacatgtgacctagctacgctccatctattttattcgatttttccgaatgttcaaccgggatctctctctattatttatttccattcttccaatagtcgatttatacttcaacatcagctagtatatacatataataggctgaaatataagaatgtacatgaaattattgtaatatttacatacaaacttaccttggtgcaaaatgtagaaattttgcaatttaatccaaaactttttccttccctgttcgagatcaattctcgtctttcttgatctataataacacatttagctcatttaatactcatactatttatttcaatccaaaatcacatcatggaaaaattacattttgcccctaactttacaaaattacattttgcccctaggctcgggaattaatttcagcccttattcttatgttttatgatatgctgaacattttctcttctacaaccacatcaaattctcactctatcatatagttatgaacaataggtatttttaccgattatcttgcttttactcgttttcacttaaaaccgagtagcacaagttatttaacataatttaaaacctcatattctatcataaaacatcaaaatacacaaatttcacctatgggtatttttccaaatatgaaccctaggttaaattattactagcataagcttaatcgagcttcgagattccaaaacgtaaagaacattaaaagcgggcttggaatcacttactatggagcttgaaaattgaagaaaccctagctatggagagagggagaattcgcagcaactaaggaggatgatgaccaattttgtgttatttttcccattttatttcatttaatatccaaatgaccaaaatgccctccttactaaactttcaaaattccttccatgtcctaattttgtccatgaacttaaaattggtcaaattgctatttaagacctcctaattaatattccaaaacaatttcatactaaaacttcgggatgcaaattttgcaacttattcgatttagtccctattttcaatttaagcactttaggcatagaatttcatcacgaaattttcacacaatcatgcaatcatatcataaaccccaaaataattataaaacaattatttctatctcggatttgtggtcacgaaaccactattccaattagcccctaattcgggttgtcacaacctTAGCAATCCTTTGGGTATGATCCTCAGAATGCTTCCAAAGTTTCGTTGTAACcataaactatattacaatttgagtCGTACACTTACAGACACCACACTTGACTTCTATATTTAATTCCAATATTTTTAAGTTTTGGTGCACATACGCTAGGGTGCAATCACTTATTCACAAATGTATAAATACCATGCCACAAACcattcaaaaaattttacatgTATACCATGTTACGACTCGAAAGTCAGTGGTAACAGAAATGTGTGGTTTCGAAACCCTATTTTCGTAAAACAGACTTAAactaaatatttacagagttataATGGAAGTGAATTGAGTTTAAATCaggtaattttattgaattagggcttaattaatgtataagaactaaatcgcgtaagtGATAAAAGTGTGAATTGCtaaagattttaatttttttttacaaaaagacCTAAAGCTGTCAAACTTCAATTAATAACATCATCAATTACAAGATTATGAATCACTGTAGGGTAATCCATCCCAAAAACTAAATAACCCTCATTAGGAATGGCATAATTACTCAAAAAGTCTGCCACCTTATTACAATTACGATTGTCCCAATTTACAACTACATTATTAAACCTATCCATATTTTGAAGGAAATTGTTAATGAGATAACCCATGAGACTAATGTCATCTCTACGCTTCTTTATTCTATTTGTTAGGGTTGTACAATCTGTTTCGAGGGTGGCTTTTGTAACATTCAGCAATCTAGCGATCTTAAGGCTCTCTTCGAAAGCATAGAGTTCGGTCCAGTCACTCGTCATCTCCTCATTTTTGAAACCAAAGCCCCCTCCAATAAAAAAGCCTTCGGAATCACGTGCAATTACCCCAAAACCAGTTTTTGTGTTTGACACAGCAGCATCGAAGTTGATCTTTACAATACCTCTTAAAGGCTTCTCCCACTTTTTTGGAGAAGGGGATAACGGCAGCATCAACTTGTTAACCATGTTATGAATATGAAAATCCTTGCTTAAGGTAATGTCCCTCTCCCAAATGACACGTGCATATTCTTCCTTACCATGAAAGATGAAGTTGTTTCGGTTATTCCAACTATTCCATAGCGTAGTGATAAAGTAAACAATGGCTTTCTTGTCCAAAAGCCGTATGGACTCCTCAATCCAGTCAATATAGTAGTTGTAGTCGTTGTTAATGAGCCTACCATCCAAACTACAAAATGTGAGAATGGCACGGGCCATAAGGCAACCCGTGAGGGTGTGAACTAAAGTTAAGTGCAAGCCCCACATCGAGGGCATTCCTTGCTAACATTCTAGCGAATAGAAGCGATCTTCGCATTCGCCGGCAGTCGTTCATGTCCTAACCGGTAGGCGAACAACTAATTTTGGCAGGGTTTTCAGCTTCCAAATGGTCTTCCAAAAGAAACAGTAAGGATTCATACTCATCTACTTAAGGAGAAGCCAAGAATTCGCTGACTTCAATGTGTAAAAACCATGATAATTCTGGAACTACACCTTGCAGTCCTTCGGCCCATTTGGAATGATAAACAGATTACAAATACGTTCCCCCGTGCAGTAGCCATAAATTTTAATAACCCTATTTTTGTTCCATCTCGTGCGATCAATTGTCCAAAGCTCATGCACTTTTCTCTCATGAATAAACGGACCATTACTGCTTATAGAATCACCAATTAAACCCGCGAAACCCCAATTGCCTTTACGTATATCAACACTGTTACCATCACCCACCTACTAACCAAAGTTATTTTTGAGAGTCCTAGCAGCAATAGCAATGCTGCACCATGTGTAAGACGGTTTGTCCACCTTTTTGGGGTGGAACAGTTCACCATCGGGGAAATATTTAGAACTTAATAAAGGGGACTTAGAAAGTAATTAAACCAATGGTTTAATGACAGTGGATGGTAAtgaatgaaattataaaataaaatgtaataaaattaataaataaaaacaaaacataaagtaataaaataaattaaaattaaagtagtggaaactaaaaaaagaagaagaagcatattttctttttatttttacaaagTTTTGAAGCATAGGAAGaaagggactaagttgtaaagttaattgttgattttgtgcaatagggactaaaatgtttaaattatgaaatttgggGTATAATTGAACAATAGGGAGTCCTATACGAACCCTTGTGAACTCGACATAAAATTAGagggttaaatgtgaaagttatgttagttttgttttagggactaagttgaataaTATGCAAAAGTTGCATAATTTAGAAATTGAATTTGAAAATGGCTATACATTGATGATTTTATGTGTTATTTTTAATTCGTAGCTAACATTGACCTAAATTCctcgaaaaagaaaggaaaagacaaaaTTGTCGAT
Above is a genomic segment from Gossypium arboreum isolate Shixiya-1 chromosome 8, ASM2569848v2, whole genome shotgun sequence containing:
- the LOC128296604 gene encoding uncharacterized protein LOC128296604, with the translated sequence MARAILTFCSLDGRLINNDYNYYIDWIEESIRLLDKKAIVYFITTLWNSWNNRNNFIFHGKEEYARVIWERDITLSKDFHIHNMVNKLMLPLSPSPKKWEKPLRGIVKINFDAAVSNTKTGFGVIARDSEGFFIGGGFGFKNEEMTSDWTELYAFEESLKIARLLNVTKATLETDCTTLTNRIKKRRDDISLMGYLINNFLQNMDRFNNVVVNWDNRNCNKVADFLSNYAIPNEGYLVFGMDYPTVIHNLVIDDVIN